One genomic window of Leptospira paudalimensis includes the following:
- a CDS encoding ATP-dependent zinc protease family protein → MSNFKNSFHHKILKFTSNSYLICIYILMITLFCNCFGTGQVVEKKPDQHVKPIVIPPQYLKPIVGRVEWVEFPNWKLKLRARIDTGALSCSINAVNIERVVENGETFILFDTFVNEKPIRLKSKFVKEAKVTSTSGVSEKRIMISEVIKIGKYKEETMINLNDRTNLNYPILIGRNFLRGKFLVDVSLSHQLGD, encoded by the coding sequence ATGAGTAATTTCAAAAATTCGTTTCATCATAAAATTCTAAAATTCACATCTAATTCTTACCTGATTTGTATTTATATTTTAATGATAACCTTATTTTGCAATTGTTTTGGTACTGGGCAGGTGGTAGAAAAAAAACCAGACCAACATGTGAAACCAATCGTGATTCCTCCTCAATATCTAAAACCAATTGTAGGTAGAGTGGAGTGGGTCGAGTTTCCAAATTGGAAATTGAAACTTAGAGCAAGAATTGATACAGGTGCCCTTTCTTGTTCCATCAATGCTGTGAACATTGAAAGAGTGGTTGAGAATGGTGAAACCTTTATCTTGTTTGATACCTTTGTAAATGAAAAACCAATTCGATTAAAAAGTAAGTTTGTAAAGGAAGCAAAAGTGACTAGTACTTCTGGGGTTTCTGAAAAACGGATCATGATCAGTGAAGTCATCAAAATCGGAAAATACAAAGAAGAAACTATGATCAACTTAAATGATCGCACAAATCTAAATTATCCGATCTTGATTGGTAGGAATTTTTTACGCGGTAAATTTTTAGTGGATGTGTCATTGTCACATCAATTAGGGGATTAA
- a CDS encoding chloride channel protein, which yields MRFPIGLSSVFSIQGPRSIYVYSLLIGLLSGFGAYGFNWALTWTESFTFGNLIGYDPGTPAGDLHFHSVEKVGEISALWILFLPAIGGLLVGIITSFFCPEAQGGGTDSLIHAFHFNEGKISTKVPFYKALATILTLGSGGSGGKEGPTAQIGAGFGSSLANLLGAGARARRTLMLAGTAGGLGAIFRAPLGGAITAVEMVYQEDIESDSLVPCILSSVTAYLTYTSIAGSGSIFSVKEYSLNDYRHIPLYIVLGLLCYVVGYFFVKVYHWVQDIFSKLPLPNFLKPAFGGLIVGCIALLFPEVLGSGFGLIQRMINGEVLTSTSFGFSGPFFLLAVAIFKVFSTSLTVGSGSSGGLLGPSFAIGGMLGAFVGTMASVLFPELNIIVFPFLLVGMGSFFAGVARAPIAGMIMVCDMIGSYELLPALMIVAMIAVVLSHKISIYRNQIKNRFLSPSHHWDMNQDIMDRIRIQDHFTEFRKYAMVSEHLSLTQLQTNAPGIQASDFILLGSNEEYKGIVSLRKNRILPEYEAELKNLITCGEIVQDVPPVCQKDTLGKALRILLEYDVDKLAIVEENRCLGYLRYIDLFNAYQNEVKNKNKKSKAV from the coding sequence ATGAGGTTTCCCATCGGTCTAAGTTCTGTGTTTTCGATCCAGGGACCACGTTCGATTTATGTCTATTCCCTACTCATTGGCTTACTTTCAGGTTTTGGAGCCTATGGATTCAACTGGGCACTCACTTGGACAGAATCCTTTACCTTTGGGAATTTGATTGGGTATGACCCAGGGACACCTGCCGGGGATTTGCATTTCCACTCTGTCGAGAAAGTAGGGGAAATTTCCGCTCTTTGGATTCTGTTTTTGCCTGCCATTGGTGGTCTCCTTGTTGGTATCATTACCAGCTTTTTCTGTCCAGAGGCACAAGGAGGAGGGACAGATTCACTCATCCATGCTTTCCATTTTAATGAAGGAAAAATTAGCACCAAAGTCCCTTTTTATAAAGCACTAGCCACCATACTTACGTTAGGCTCAGGTGGTTCAGGGGGGAAAGAAGGACCAACTGCTCAGATTGGGGCTGGTTTTGGATCGAGTTTAGCAAACCTTTTGGGTGCAGGTGCCAGAGCAAGGCGAACACTGATGTTAGCTGGAACAGCTGGCGGACTTGGAGCCATTTTCCGAGCACCGTTAGGTGGTGCCATCACAGCGGTTGAGATGGTATACCAAGAAGATATTGAAAGTGATTCACTTGTACCTTGTATTCTTTCATCCGTAACTGCTTATCTTACTTACACGAGTATCGCGGGAAGTGGTTCAATCTTTTCTGTTAAAGAATATAGTTTAAATGATTACCGTCATATTCCCCTCTACATTGTTCTTGGACTTTTGTGTTATGTTGTGGGTTATTTTTTTGTTAAGGTATACCATTGGGTACAGGATATATTTTCCAAACTCCCTTTACCAAATTTTTTAAAGCCTGCGTTTGGTGGACTCATCGTGGGATGTATCGCTTTATTATTTCCTGAGGTGTTAGGTTCTGGATTTGGACTCATCCAAAGGATGATCAATGGAGAAGTATTAACCTCAACTAGTTTTGGTTTTTCTGGACCGTTTTTTTTACTCGCAGTTGCCATCTTTAAAGTTTTTTCCACTTCCCTAACGGTAGGATCAGGAAGTTCCGGAGGATTACTTGGGCCTTCCTTTGCCATAGGAGGTATGTTAGGTGCCTTTGTTGGAACAATGGCAAGCGTATTATTTCCTGAACTCAATATCATCGTTTTCCCGTTTTTACTCGTTGGTATGGGTTCATTTTTTGCAGGTGTTGCAAGAGCTCCGATTGCCGGAATGATCATGGTTTGTGATATGATTGGAAGTTATGAATTACTCCCTGCACTTATGATTGTTGCGATGATTGCTGTGGTTTTATCGCATAAAATTTCGATTTATCGGAATCAAATTAAAAATCGTTTTTTATCTCCTTCTCACCATTGGGATATGAACCAAGATATTATGGATCGGATTCGCATTCAGGACCATTTTACGGAATTCAGAAAGTATGCAATGGTTTCGGAACATCTATCCTTAACTCAATTGCAAACCAATGCTCCTGGTATCCAAGCAAGTGATTTTATACTATTAGGATCCAACGAAGAATATAAGGGAATTGTCTCACTCAGAAAAAATAGAATACTTCCAGAATATGAAGCAGAGCTTAAAAATTTAATCACTTGCGGAGAAATTGTACAGGATGTGCCTCCAGTGTGTCAAAAAGATACATTGGGGAAAGCACTTCGAATCTTATTAGAATATGATGTCGACAAACTTGCTATAGTTGAAGAAAATAGATGTCTAGGATATTTACGTTATATTGATTTATTCAATGCCTATCAAAATGAAGTGAAAAATAAAAATAAAAAATCAAAAGCAGTATGA
- a CDS encoding LIC10920 family plasminogen-binding lipoprotein encodes MLRLISILLVLVPFFWGCLKNDNNAALSILDDSTPALYPFNGEVDTSVTTSCGQASPATSTTGTTTGTTTGTTGSTGSSTNNTRFSVISQLIFKTKETLNIRFQYDSTQIQGNIDPQQGFILAGGLFGKTVQGTQGTVKWFNQGINIDTSIQNVQQISFFNIEIRLNGTYSTTATNTATILLQCYTTDGVNCTSVTTTSRCFTSDNRTCIVQNTSEDAKSVIISGTIKCNAPNIVPQ; translated from the coding sequence ATGCTCCGACTGATCTCAATTCTATTGGTTCTTGTTCCTTTTTTTTGGGGATGCCTCAAAAATGATAATAATGCAGCTCTCAGCATCTTAGATGATAGTACCCCTGCTTTATACCCTTTCAATGGAGAAGTAGACACGAGTGTAACAACAAGTTGTGGACAAGCATCTCCTGCCACTTCAACAACAGGTACTACAACGGGGACAACCACGGGAACCACTGGTTCAACTGGATCCAGCACAAATAACACTCGTTTCTCTGTGATTTCACAGTTAATTTTTAAAACCAAAGAAACTTTAAATATCAGATTTCAATACGACAGTACTCAAATCCAAGGCAACATTGACCCTCAGCAAGGATTTATCCTCGCGGGTGGATTATTTGGAAAAACAGTCCAAGGCACACAAGGAACGGTGAAGTGGTTTAACCAAGGGATCAACATTGATACCTCCATTCAAAACGTTCAGCAGATATCTTTTTTTAATATTGAAATTCGTCTCAATGGTACGTATTCAACAACAGCTACAAATACTGCGACCATTCTACTCCAATGTTATACAACTGATGGCGTAAACTGTACTTCTGTCACAACTACATCTAGATGTTTTACTTCTGATAACCGAACTTGTATCGTACAAAACACAAGTGAAGATGCAAAATCAGTGATCATATCCGGAACCATTAAATGTAACGCTCCTAATATTGTTCCACAGTAA
- a CDS encoding ATP-binding protein, whose translation MFRFVLSFLCFPFLLFAEGEFHLIHLGTNLNTPSTNLSQQSIYYFGFTKESHYYEIQLEEDPTRYIHFENGMLSEIDCEIYQNNKKIKKFQTGLFRKKLPEVSYTGGFLFPAKEKGLYRFRIQSDDTHRINFHIRKESELFQYTKSLSLWQGLYLGLCILLCLFTAAQYVLLREKISLLLTFAISTILFTNVLRSGLFYEYGFSNLEWFFRYVPGLLSLSPIGFVLFLREFLQIKKEHPNFDKYVKLYLYLMLASIILAIIDLQLYFRFIYTNSFMLSTTTFGYSIYCLIKKKEHANVLFFAFLVRQISTILLIFTNTGYLPSFPFLSSANEIGAAIQMTIFTIVISKFQIQTRIIKEQTVTKVNEELEFMVSERTKELQLQKEKLESTILQLSQTENQLALSEKMTELGKLVAGVAHEINNPLSAIKASIETLMESKQNETSQLGSKENIYDSLSTPEINTLKQLFRYQSDFGLLASYTERKEKKSDLKKTLKDNDLDYDEATLEKFLDVGITKLEEDQILLLKKGKEKLTDLILDEKNFRLHLSIIQIAVDRSSKIILALKNFSRITHSEHRKIFTLLENIETVITIYQYRMRSKVSLKKIFLTDATLLGWPEDLMRVWTNLILNALEAMKQKGNLTISSEKKGKHVEVKVIDNGPGIPIEIQKKIFEPFFTTKQQGEGTGMGLGITKSIIEKHNGSITLESEPGRTCFSILLPVIELIDPNETE comes from the coding sequence TTGTTTCGTTTTGTTTTAAGTTTTTTATGTTTTCCTTTTCTGCTCTTTGCGGAAGGGGAATTCCATTTGATCCATCTTGGAACCAATCTCAATACTCCTTCCACCAATCTTTCGCAACAATCCATTTACTACTTTGGATTCACCAAAGAAAGCCATTATTACGAAATCCAATTAGAAGAAGATCCAACTCGTTACATTCATTTTGAGAATGGGATGTTATCTGAGATTGATTGTGAGATTTACCAAAATAACAAAAAAATAAAAAAATTCCAAACTGGTTTGTTTCGAAAAAAACTACCTGAGGTTTCCTATACAGGCGGATTTTTATTCCCAGCGAAAGAAAAAGGATTATATCGATTTCGCATCCAATCAGATGATACCCATCGAATCAATTTTCATATTCGAAAAGAATCAGAGTTATTTCAATATACAAAGTCTTTATCCTTATGGCAAGGACTCTACCTTGGACTCTGTATCCTCTTATGTCTGTTCACTGCCGCCCAGTATGTTTTACTCAGAGAAAAAATCTCTCTACTATTGACATTTGCAATATCAACAATTCTATTCACGAATGTTTTGCGATCTGGGTTGTTTTATGAATATGGATTCAGTAATTTGGAATGGTTTTTTCGTTATGTTCCGGGATTATTGTCTTTAAGTCCAATTGGTTTTGTTTTATTCCTAAGAGAGTTTTTGCAGATAAAAAAGGAACATCCAAATTTTGATAAATATGTAAAACTTTATCTATATTTAATGTTGGCTTCTATCATTTTAGCAATCATAGACCTTCAACTCTATTTTCGGTTTATTTACACCAACAGTTTTATGTTATCGACTACAACTTTTGGTTATTCGATATACTGCTTGATCAAAAAAAAGGAACATGCCAATGTTCTATTTTTTGCCTTCCTCGTAAGACAAATCAGCACAATACTTCTAATTTTTACTAACACTGGTTATCTTCCTTCTTTCCCTTTCTTAAGTTCCGCAAATGAAATTGGTGCCGCTATTCAAATGACTATCTTTACGATTGTCATTTCAAAATTTCAAATTCAAACCAGGATCATCAAAGAACAAACCGTAACAAAAGTTAATGAAGAACTGGAGTTTATGGTTTCGGAGAGAACAAAAGAACTTCAATTACAAAAAGAAAAATTAGAATCTACTATCTTACAATTAAGCCAAACCGAAAACCAACTAGCCCTATCAGAAAAAATGACTGAACTCGGAAAACTAGTAGCAGGGGTTGCCCACGAAATTAATAACCCGCTGAGTGCCATCAAAGCCTCAATCGAAACTCTAATGGAATCCAAACAAAACGAAACAAGTCAACTCGGTTCCAAGGAAAACATTTATGATAGTCTATCAACACCAGAAATCAATACTTTAAAACAACTTTTCCGATACCAATCCGACTTTGGATTATTAGCTAGTTATACAGAACGTAAGGAAAAAAAATCTGATCTCAAAAAAACACTAAAAGATAATGATTTGGATTATGACGAAGCAACTTTAGAAAAGTTTTTGGATGTCGGGATCACAAAACTTGAAGAAGACCAAATTTTATTATTAAAAAAAGGAAAAGAAAAACTTACCGATTTAATTTTAGATGAAAAAAACTTTCGACTCCACTTATCAATCATTCAGATTGCAGTTGACCGTTCTTCAAAAATCATTCTAGCTCTTAAAAACTTTTCAAGAATCACTCATTCAGAACATAGAAAAATTTTCACTCTACTTGAAAACATTGAAACCGTAATTACAATTTACCAATACCGAATGAGAAGTAAAGTTTCCTTAAAAAAAATATTTTTAACAGATGCAACTCTACTTGGATGGCCCGAGGACCTAATGCGTGTTTGGACAAATTTAATTTTAAATGCATTAGAAGCCATGAAACAAAAAGGCAATCTTACCATTAGTTCTGAAAAAAAAGGGAAACATGTCGAAGTGAAAGTGATCGATAACGGTCCTGGGATTCCGATCGAAATTCAAAAAAAGATATTTGAACCTTTTTTTACAACCAAACAACAAGGGGAAGGAACTGGTATGGGTCTTGGAATCACCAAATCCATCATTGAAAAACACAATGGATCCATTACTTTAGAATCAGAGCCAGGCAGAACTTGTTTTTCCATTTTGCTTCCTGTGATCGAACTGATAGACCCGAATGAAACAGAATGA
- a CDS encoding polyprenyl synthetase family protein, protein MKSKFNIQSVLSKFDKNLDNIIHEDIPILKKIKKQVITSGGKRIRPFAHYLFCQFLKVKDVSWLDVGSVAELIHAASLLHDDVVDNAPIRRGKPTIGASFGNKTAILAGDYLLACGISRLNSLGNSELMEIFSQVLRDLSVSELLQMEWEKNPKITLKIYDQIIYGKTASLFGVCTESAAILANKSKSERKQFRQFGVRLGKLFQKKDDCLDYFEDSKTSGKEFLKDFKNGLFTYPVLLLRSKLSIIEKSKLNRMFQKEFRDENDEKTILNLMNSKNIPNILHKELESEKNDLLLFLNQFPKTEERELFIEQLNRLT, encoded by the coding sequence ATGAAGTCTAAATTCAATATCCAATCTGTATTATCAAAATTTGATAAAAATTTAGATAATATCATTCATGAAGACATTCCTATTCTCAAAAAGATAAAAAAACAGGTAATTACTTCTGGTGGGAAAAGGATTCGACCTTTTGCTCATTATCTTTTTTGCCAATTTTTGAAAGTAAAGGATGTTAGTTGGTTGGATGTGGGAAGTGTAGCCGAACTCATCCATGCTGCTAGTTTACTTCATGATGATGTTGTTGATAATGCCCCAATCCGAAGGGGGAAACCTACGATTGGTGCAAGTTTCGGAAACAAAACAGCCATCCTTGCAGGTGATTATTTATTGGCATGTGGAATCAGCCGACTCAATTCCCTTGGAAATTCAGAACTCATGGAAATTTTTTCCCAAGTGCTTCGTGATTTATCAGTGAGTGAACTCCTGCAAATGGAATGGGAAAAAAATCCTAAAATCACTCTTAAGATTTATGACCAAATCATTTATGGAAAAACAGCTTCATTATTTGGTGTCTGCACTGAATCTGCGGCAATCTTGGCTAACAAATCAAAATCAGAGAGAAAACAGTTCCGCCAATTTGGTGTTAGACTAGGAAAGTTATTCCAAAAAAAAGATGATTGTCTCGATTATTTTGAAGATTCAAAAACAAGTGGGAAAGAGTTTTTAAAAGACTTTAAAAACGGACTTTTTACGTATCCAGTTTTATTATTACGATCAAAACTTAGTATCATTGAAAAATCTAAATTGAATCGGATGTTTCAAAAAGAATTTCGGGATGAAAATGATGAGAAAACTATCCTAAACTTAATGAATTCAAAAAATATTCCAAACATTCTTCATAAAGAATTGGAATCCGAAAAAAATGACTTATTGCTTTTTTTAAACCAATTCCCTAAAACAGAAGAAAGGGAACTATTCATCGAACAATTAAATCGACTAACTTAA
- a CDS encoding transglutaminase-like domain-containing protein, with the protein MGQNSFPDFYPDDITRLLYDWEVAPAEKKRFILKLIASRIPWQIQLESALDEVKDPYLRVQARNLKSEILRHRLRHSFFKLTLRGNTNHYKDLEEMVVQLSSIGFPDQNYAEIKHELDRIALRISELYDDHSGYLTDELKVQILCQVMFQEEGFVGNIQNYNDPGNSYLFQVIKSRLGIPISLSVVYLLVAQRLGLPLYGTNLPLHFLLQYESDGYFTYIDPFHGGVLLDKFTCEKFLEANGYSNSPKYFTKASTLSMIKRMCRNLLHIYRDNQTKEMENMIKDHLQILESRSTHVE; encoded by the coding sequence ATGGGACAAAACTCCTTTCCTGATTTTTACCCGGATGATATCACTCGTTTATTGTATGATTGGGAAGTAGCTCCTGCAGAAAAAAAACGTTTTATCTTAAAATTGATCGCTTCGCGTATTCCTTGGCAAATTCAATTGGAGTCTGCCTTGGATGAAGTGAAAGATCCTTATCTTCGTGTCCAAGCTAGAAATCTAAAATCAGAAATTTTACGCCATCGATTAAGACATTCTTTCTTCAAACTCACGTTACGTGGGAATACAAATCATTATAAAGATTTGGAAGAGATGGTTGTTCAACTTTCAAGTATTGGTTTTCCTGATCAAAATTATGCAGAAATCAAACATGAATTAGATCGAATTGCTCTTCGTATTTCTGAGTTATATGATGATCATTCAGGTTATCTAACAGATGAACTCAAAGTCCAAATTCTTTGTCAGGTGATGTTCCAAGAAGAAGGATTTGTTGGAAATATCCAAAATTATAATGATCCAGGAAATTCCTATTTATTCCAAGTAATCAAAAGTCGTTTGGGAATTCCAATTTCATTGTCTGTTGTATACCTTCTTGTTGCTCAACGTCTTGGTTTGCCTTTATACGGCACCAATTTACCATTACATTTTCTTTTGCAATACGAATCAGATGGATATTTCACATACATCGATCCCTTTCATGGTGGGGTTTTATTAGATAAATTTACCTGTGAGAAATTTTTGGAAGCAAATGGATATTCCAATTCACCAAAATATTTCACAAAGGCATCTACACTATCTATGATCAAACGTATGTGCCGAAATTTACTCCACATTTATAGAGATAATCAGACCAAAGAAATGGAAAATATGATTAAGGATCATCTTCAGATTCTCGAAAGTCGATCCACACATGTTGAATAA
- a CDS encoding transketolase: MEKIEVAKKFANDIRIQVIKMVTAANSGHPGGPLGLADIYAALYTSILNHDPKNPEWSERDRLILSNGHVCAVRYAAMGLSGYFPVEDLLTFRNINSYLQGHPSTRYMKGIESSSGSLGQGLSVSVGLALGAKLKKETYKIYTCISDGECGEGMTWEAAQSAVHFKTDNLIAFMDRNYIQIDGNTEEVMKLEPLDKKFEMFGWNVINADGHNMEEIFSAFAKAKQHTGGPTLIVFRTILGKGVSYMENNPKWHGTPPNKEQEAQALAELA; the protein is encoded by the coding sequence ATGGAAAAAATTGAAGTCGCAAAGAAATTTGCAAATGATATCCGAATCCAAGTAATCAAAATGGTTACGGCAGCTAATTCTGGTCACCCAGGTGGACCACTTGGACTTGCTGATATCTACGCTGCCCTTTATACTTCAATACTCAACCATGACCCCAAAAATCCAGAATGGTCAGAACGAGACCGTTTGATTTTATCCAATGGACACGTTTGTGCAGTTCGTTATGCTGCCATGGGACTTTCTGGTTACTTTCCAGTGGAAGACCTATTGACATTCCGAAACATCAACTCTTATTTACAAGGACACCCTTCTACTCGTTATATGAAGGGAATTGAATCTAGTTCTGGTTCCCTTGGACAAGGTCTCTCCGTTTCCGTTGGGCTTGCACTTGGTGCAAAGTTAAAGAAAGAGACATATAAAATTTATACATGTATATCTGATGGTGAATGTGGTGAAGGTATGACTTGGGAAGCTGCCCAATCTGCAGTTCATTTTAAAACCGATAACCTCATTGCGTTTATGGATCGTAACTACATTCAAATTGATGGTAACACAGAAGAAGTAATGAAGTTAGAACCATTGGATAAAAAATTTGAGATGTTTGGTTGGAATGTGATCAATGCAGACGGACATAATATGGAAGAAATTTTCTCTGCATTTGCAAAAGCGAAACAACATACTGGTGGACCAACACTCATTGTCTTTAGAACCATTTTAGGTAAAGGTGTTTCTTATATGGAAAACAATCCTAAGTGGCATGGTACTCCACCAAATAAAGAACAAGAAGCACAAGCTCTTGCAGAATTAGCTTAA
- a CDS encoding transglycosylase domain-containing protein, with translation MSALSPKYLCPHCQKASRLPEPIPKEGKFQLTCAHCAEKVVLNFVDYRFEIVQILPSPKEDLKQSYQSFKIPVPSISDSIKDSSTRKTPSGKPKPFFEKRVVWEKEPKKENVKFNTNPLRLTRKNNNTRKNPSPFSYLRVAFTVTSILLFLFIVSFSYFVAGVLATKKEVPMYLETLSKNIPTKILDRNGQVVSEIFQKRTSTLSLQDYPEDMISILLNIEDQKFFFHGGIDYSAILRAFFKNIVNLSYKQGASTITQQLARIILDDRRKSLNRKWREAQLAFALESVLTKEQILETYMNHVYLGHGAFGFGEGIKFYFQKNPMELSKEEMVLLASLPSAPNKYSPLKNPEDSYTRVRAILNMFRNRGIYPNLDRDKFVSFYHNLSTRSPNETVFGSRHDIAPYVTEHVRAILSSIEGEKNIYESGGYTVETTLDRNAQELIGPIVREYLAKNKRSGKIQKRRVRLKPESSLDLAFRQKMEEISLLNEMVWNPDHLEGDKDQTVIQAAIVGIQPNTGQVLFLHGGDEFNSSNQFNRVTQMRRQTGSSIKAVLYASAIDSGSIHAGMRILDAPLYYRGGGGKEWAPENLGGSFDGEISLRTALVKSKNTAAVQVAERLGSSGIEKYFTKFFFPNETEKKNRFRGDLSLALGTLEISPLEMASAFTSFVNQGTIKRPYLIQRIKNSKGNVLYEVGGSDEFKLKLPEERQVIRPDTAEVMISLLRDSGRASGVRNGGYTGDLIGKTGTTNDYKDAWFVGARPDISLAVWVGYDNPKFGMGPSGLGGAVAAPLWGEILATIDKKSILPKTQFSLPVYAKPYKICTLSGKQASPTCPSTQELYLSDYPPEGPCAEDHKSTSSDHKDLMKGLY, from the coding sequence ATGTCGGCACTTTCTCCCAAATACCTTTGTCCTCATTGCCAAAAAGCATCTCGTTTGCCGGAACCGATTCCAAAAGAAGGTAAGTTTCAACTAACGTGCGCTCATTGTGCAGAAAAAGTTGTATTAAATTTTGTCGATTATCGATTTGAAATTGTTCAAATTCTTCCTAGTCCAAAAGAAGATCTTAAACAATCTTACCAAAGTTTTAAAATACCAGTTCCCAGTATCTCTGATTCTATTAAAGATTCTTCAACCAGAAAAACTCCCAGTGGAAAACCAAAACCTTTTTTCGAAAAGAGAGTAGTTTGGGAAAAAGAACCAAAAAAGGAAAATGTAAAATTTAATACCAATCCATTACGTTTGACTCGAAAAAACAATAATACACGAAAGAATCCATCTCCGTTTTCTTATTTGCGTGTCGCTTTTACAGTCACATCGATCCTTTTGTTTTTATTCATTGTTAGTTTCTCTTATTTTGTCGCAGGTGTGCTTGCGACCAAAAAAGAAGTTCCCATGTATTTGGAAACTTTGTCCAAAAATATTCCAACAAAAATATTGGATCGAAATGGACAAGTTGTCAGTGAAATTTTCCAAAAACGTACTTCTACACTAAGCTTACAAGATTATCCAGAAGATATGATTTCTATATTATTAAATATAGAAGACCAAAAGTTTTTTTTCCATGGTGGGATTGATTATTCAGCCATCTTACGTGCTTTTTTCAAAAACATTGTCAATCTAAGTTATAAACAAGGTGCATCCACTATCACGCAACAGTTAGCAAGGATCATTTTAGATGATAGACGTAAAAGTTTGAATCGTAAATGGAGAGAAGCACAACTTGCGTTTGCCTTGGAATCAGTCTTAACAAAAGAACAAATTCTCGAAACCTATATGAACCATGTTTATTTAGGCCATGGTGCTTTTGGATTTGGAGAAGGGATTAAATTTTATTTCCAAAAAAATCCAATGGAATTATCGAAGGAGGAGATGGTATTACTTGCTTCTCTACCTTCAGCACCTAACAAGTATTCGCCATTAAAAAACCCTGAAGATTCATATACGCGTGTTAGAGCAATACTAAATATGTTTCGCAATCGCGGCATTTATCCTAATTTGGATCGAGATAAGTTTGTTAGTTTTTATCATAATTTATCCACTAGGTCTCCAAATGAAACTGTATTTGGCTCTCGTCATGACATTGCTCCGTATGTGACTGAACATGTGCGTGCCATTTTGTCTTCGATTGAAGGGGAAAAAAACATTTATGAAAGTGGCGGATACACGGTTGAAACAACACTCGATCGAAATGCCCAAGAATTGATTGGTCCCATTGTAAGGGAATACTTAGCCAAAAACAAACGTTCTGGAAAAATTCAGAAGAGACGAGTACGACTAAAACCAGAATCATCTCTCGACCTTGCATTTCGCCAAAAGATGGAAGAGATATCACTTTTGAATGAAATGGTATGGAATCCCGATCATTTAGAAGGGGATAAGGACCAAACTGTTATCCAGGCAGCCATTGTCGGAATACAACCTAATACTGGACAGGTTTTATTTTTACATGGTGGTGATGAATTTAATTCTTCGAACCAGTTTAATCGAGTTACCCAGATGCGAAGGCAAACTGGTAGTTCCATTAAAGCTGTATTATATGCTTCTGCCATTGATTCTGGTTCCATTCATGCAGGCATGAGAATCTTAGATGCACCTTTGTACTACCGAGGGGGTGGAGGTAAGGAATGGGCTCCTGAAAATTTAGGGGGAAGTTTTGATGGAGAAATTTCACTACGCACGGCTCTTGTTAAATCCAAAAATACAGCTGCAGTACAAGTAGCAGAAAGACTAGGTAGTTCTGGGATAGAAAAGTATTTTACCAAATTCTTTTTTCCAAACGAAACAGAGAAAAAAAATAGATTCCGCGGTGATCTTTCATTAGCTCTTGGTACACTTGAGATTTCACCGTTAGAGATGGCTTCTGCGTTTACTAGTTTTGTGAACCAAGGTACTATCAAACGACCTTACTTAATCCAAAGGATTAAAAATTCTAAAGGCAATGTCCTCTACGAAGTGGGCGGAAGTGATGAGTTTAAATTAAAATTACCTGAAGAGAGGCAGGTGATTCGGCCCGATACTGCTGAAGTAATGATATCATTATTACGGGATAGTGGTAGAGCAAGTGGCGTACGAAACGGTGGTTATACGGGAGACCTAATTGGTAAAACTGGAACCACAAATGATTATAAAGATGCATGGTTTGTCGGAGCAAGACCAGATATATCTCTTGCGGTTTGGGTTGGTTATGACAATCCAAAATTTGGGATGGGACCAAGTGGTCTTGGTGGGGCAGTGGCCGCTCCTCTTTGGGGTGAGATTCTTGCCACAATCGATAAAAAAAGTATCTTACCAAAAACACAATTTAGTTTGCCAGTGTATGCAAAACCTTACAAAATTTGTACATTATCGGGAAAACAAGCATCACCAACTTGTCCGAGTACACAAGAATTGTATTTATCTGATTATCCACCGGAAGGCCCGTGTGCAGAAGATCATAAATCTACTTCCTCAGATCACAAGGATTTAATGAAAGGATTGTATTAA